One Thiohalomonas denitrificans DNA window includes the following coding sequences:
- a CDS encoding SseB family protein, which translates to MSEKFEPKNDLEEKLLAAQEGRIPGEDFLRELMNAQVFMPVEDKYEIAGLQSSDKAQPLVLEDESGMQVVALFTSPERAKPFLEDFPKYKGGLLTEFTWITERIGSGVGITLNPGSETGLEMAPEMLQQLKGG; encoded by the coding sequence ATGTCTGAAAAGTTCGAACCAAAGAACGACCTGGAAGAGAAGCTGCTGGCCGCCCAAGAGGGCCGCATTCCCGGTGAGGATTTCCTCCGGGAACTGATGAATGCACAGGTATTCATGCCGGTGGAGGATAAGTATGAGATCGCCGGGCTGCAGAGTTCCGACAAGGCCCAGCCGCTGGTGCTGGAGGATGAGTCGGGCATGCAGGTGGTGGCGCTGTTCACCAGCCCCGAGCGCGCCAAGCCGTTTCTGGAGGACTTTCCCAAATACAAGGGCGGCCTGCTGACGGAATTCACCTGGATTACCGAGCGCATAGGCAGCGGTGTGGGAATCACCCTCAACCCCGGTAGCGAAACCGGACTGGAGATGGCCCCGGAGATGCTCCAGCAGCTCAAGGGCGGCTGA
- a CDS encoding RNA recognition motif domain-containing protein, giving the protein MQFTSPPVRFLIKAALLAILLGSLGFFIPLALLPDGFDATLAMAIGSFAGAFLGAWLAGIGETPATAKRPDESHSVFVGNLNFKARNEDLRELFAQYGDVHSVRIMTDRATRRPRGFGFVEMDEKGARKAISALDGQEFLGRKLRVNEGKERRNDQERQREA; this is encoded by the coding sequence ATGCAATTCACTTCGCCTCCTGTACGATTCCTGATCAAGGCCGCGCTTCTGGCCATTCTTCTGGGCAGTCTGGGCTTCTTCATTCCATTGGCGCTCCTGCCGGATGGGTTCGATGCGACCCTCGCAATGGCCATTGGCAGCTTTGCCGGTGCCTTCCTCGGCGCCTGGTTGGCGGGCATCGGCGAAACGCCGGCTACCGCAAAAAGGCCGGACGAGTCCCATTCGGTGTTCGTAGGCAATCTCAATTTCAAGGCCCGAAACGAGGATCTGCGGGAGCTGTTTGCCCAGTACGGCGATGTCCACTCGGTACGCATAATGACCGATCGCGCTACCCGCCGGCCGCGCGGCTTCGGTTTCGTGGAAATGGACGAAAAAGGTGCCCGCAAGGCCATTTCGGCCCTGGATGGTCAGGAGTTCCTGGGACGCAAGCTGCGGGTCAATGAGGGCAAGGAGCGTAGGAACGACCAGGAGCGTCAGAGGGAGGCCTGA
- a CDS encoding Rossmann-fold NAD(P)-binding domain-containing protein, with protein sequence MAMNVMVVDAGYLAGEADFPALEADRFGWSQYGETPVAEVPERCWRSHIVVTAATPLDAATLDALPKLKMVAVAGGECAHIDIEAAQSRGVAVCHVPETHPHKPADAERICHETVANINAFLRGEERNRVC encoded by the coding sequence ATGGCAATGAACGTGATGGTGGTAGACGCGGGGTATCTCGCCGGTGAGGCGGATTTCCCGGCGCTTGAGGCGGATCGGTTTGGCTGGTCACAGTATGGCGAGACACCAGTGGCGGAGGTTCCGGAGCGCTGCTGGCGGAGTCATATTGTGGTGACAGCTGCAACGCCGCTCGATGCCGCGACGCTGGATGCCCTGCCCAAGTTGAAGATGGTGGCGGTAGCCGGTGGAGAGTGCGCCCATATCGATATCGAGGCGGCACAGAGTCGGGGAGTGGCCGTCTGCCACGTTCCCGAGACTCATCCGCATAAGCCCGCCGATGCCGAGCGGATCTGTCACGAGACGGTAGCGAATATCAATGCGTTTCTGCGTGGCGAGGAGCGTAATCGGGTCTGTTAG
- a CDS encoding DUF2934 domain-containing protein, which yields MIAEAAFYRAEKRGFAGGDPHADWVSAEAEIDAALERDNIPVRG from the coding sequence ATGATCGCCGAGGCTGCCTTTTACCGTGCGGAAAAGCGCGGCTTCGCCGGGGGGGATCCGCACGCCGACTGGGTTTCCGCCGAAGCCGAGATCGATGCCGCACTGGAGCGGGACAATATCCCGGTTCGCGGGTAG
- a CDS encoding putative bifunctional diguanylate cyclase/phosphodiesterase, protein MRLWGSFRSRFLVIAVVLALALWALAIYTGRVITETATNGVALADESRRIQKTLDGLVWTLQEMEVSLFLYILEPTERSGAQVRQKLRRVGDSLGRLSRESEKRRFPRIYGEVRQMLEDFRQLRTSTEQLIEVASDVETRFPAMPLVRSRLYPATQRFLTALDSAIHSETGLNSSTRMLLELRHLWARQLMESRLFIANRFGVYGAPAASMDRNLQDRSIYFERVLLLLEELAQLDKMGELPFEHSEAVEQMREAAALYDDLFAEVAQIYRSPDWRRDLPQMRQQVEPALLQMWQRVEAMSTRLGTLLEQGIMTAVERARFLGYSLWGATLVAYLFMMIGYVAFERSIRKPLFRVVTALENEGRGGRTVRLPAAGTDEVRLLNAAFEGMRSQLRMRQLRLSSVLDHAHDGVITFGADGRVESFNKSAERLFGYSAAQVIGRRGSFLAPELDIAALPESVVITAGEESGPIVTVRRRDGSSFRMSLKVRRIELEDGPLFTAFVADVTEREELLERLRQMATYDPLTGLYNRRFFMEELGRVIDRAPRGRTNYALLYIDLDNFKYVNDTLGHLIGDRVLVEVTALLGERLRRGDVLARLGGDEFAVLLHESDSERAPAAAEGFRKALVDYRLREEGHVIDVGCSIGIATLDESVNSREQLLANADLACHLAKQQGRNCCHLYVVGDRKSLDSMSLHMGWSQRLKKALWDDTFVIACQPLIELRSGREIAREALLRLPRGDGGMVMPAGFLPAAERFGLLARIDSWVIQRVMRNLADGYSGSYMINLSAWAVNDSRVLKTLVRELDRTGLDPVHLQFEIDEHAAVANLPATIQFLMALRDIGCTTGVDNFGASYGSFSHLRELPVDYVKIDGSYTADLFGDPVRLAMLQALNEVAHAMGKITIAEQVADAQTHTVLQDIGIDAAQGWFFGRPEIFRGSATAAQSDQNCAS, encoded by the coding sequence TTGCGTCTGTGGGGGAGCTTTCGTAGCCGTTTCCTGGTGATCGCCGTAGTGCTGGCGCTTGCGTTGTGGGCGCTCGCCATCTACACCGGGCGTGTCATCACGGAGACCGCAACCAACGGTGTCGCCCTGGCTGACGAAAGTCGTCGGATACAGAAGACACTGGACGGGCTCGTCTGGACTCTTCAGGAGATGGAAGTCAGCCTGTTCCTCTATATCCTCGAACCGACTGAACGCAGTGGCGCGCAGGTCCGCCAAAAACTCCGCAGGGTGGGCGATTCCCTCGGCCGACTCTCCAGGGAGAGTGAAAAACGGCGCTTCCCGCGCATCTACGGTGAGGTTCGGCAGATGCTCGAGGATTTCCGGCAGCTTCGCACCAGCACCGAACAGTTGATCGAGGTTGCTTCCGACGTGGAGACGCGCTTTCCGGCAATGCCTCTGGTGCGCTCCAGGCTCTATCCAGCCACTCAGCGCTTTCTTACCGCACTGGACTCGGCCATTCATTCCGAAACCGGCCTGAATTCCAGTACCCGGATGTTGCTCGAGCTCCGCCATTTGTGGGCACGTCAGCTGATGGAGAGCCGCCTTTTCATCGCCAACCGTTTCGGCGTCTACGGTGCCCCCGCCGCGAGCATGGACCGAAATCTGCAGGATCGAAGCATCTACTTCGAGCGCGTTCTGCTATTGCTGGAGGAATTGGCGCAACTGGACAAAATGGGCGAATTGCCGTTTGAGCACTCCGAAGCGGTGGAACAGATGCGCGAGGCGGCAGCGCTTTATGATGACCTGTTTGCCGAGGTGGCGCAGATCTATCGTTCGCCCGACTGGCGCCGCGATCTCCCACAGATGAGGCAACAGGTGGAGCCGGCGCTGCTGCAGATGTGGCAACGGGTGGAGGCTATGAGCACCCGGCTGGGAACGCTTCTCGAGCAGGGGATCATGACCGCCGTGGAGCGGGCACGTTTCCTCGGTTATTCCCTGTGGGGCGCTACGCTGGTGGCATATCTGTTCATGATGATCGGCTATGTGGCCTTTGAACGCTCCATCCGCAAGCCGCTGTTCAGGGTCGTCACGGCGCTCGAAAATGAGGGGCGCGGGGGCCGGACGGTACGGCTGCCAGCCGCCGGAACGGATGAGGTCCGACTGTTGAACGCCGCCTTCGAAGGCATGCGCAGTCAGCTGCGGATGCGCCAACTGCGGCTCTCCTCGGTCCTCGATCATGCCCATGATGGGGTCATCACTTTCGGTGCGGATGGCCGAGTGGAGTCCTTCAACAAATCGGCTGAGCGACTGTTCGGCTATTCTGCGGCCCAGGTCATCGGCAGGCGGGGTTCCTTCCTCGCGCCCGAGCTGGATATCGCGGCGCTTCCGGAGTCGGTGGTGATAACAGCGGGTGAGGAATCAGGACCGATCGTCACCGTGCGGCGCAGGGACGGCTCGAGCTTTCGTATGTCACTGAAAGTTCGCCGTATCGAGCTGGAGGATGGTCCGCTGTTCACGGCGTTCGTTGCCGATGTCACCGAACGTGAAGAGTTGCTCGAACGCCTTCGCCAGATGGCAACCTATGATCCGCTGACCGGGCTTTACAACCGCCGCTTTTTCATGGAGGAGCTCGGCCGGGTGATCGATCGCGCACCCCGCGGCCGGACCAATTATGCCCTTCTCTACATCGATCTGGACAATTTCAAGTACGTCAACGATACCCTGGGTCACCTGATCGGAGACCGGGTCCTGGTGGAGGTGACCGCGCTGCTTGGGGAGCGCTTGCGGCGTGGGGATGTCCTGGCCCGGTTGGGGGGCGACGAGTTCGCGGTGTTGCTGCACGAGTCCGACAGTGAACGCGCGCCCGCCGCTGCCGAAGGCTTCCGCAAGGCCCTGGTCGATTACCGTCTGCGGGAGGAGGGACACGTGATAGATGTGGGTTGCTCCATTGGCATTGCCACCCTGGACGAATCGGTGAATAGCAGGGAGCAGCTATTGGCAAATGCCGATCTGGCCTGTCACCTCGCGAAGCAACAGGGTCGCAACTGTTGCCACCTCTACGTGGTTGGTGACCGGAAAAGCCTGGATTCCATGTCGTTGCATATGGGCTGGTCGCAGCGGCTCAAAAAGGCGCTATGGGACGATACCTTCGTCATCGCCTGCCAGCCGCTGATCGAATTGCGCAGTGGACGCGAAATTGCCCGGGAGGCGCTGCTGCGGCTGCCGCGCGGGGACGGAGGAATGGTGATGCCTGCCGGTTTCCTGCCTGCTGCGGAGCGCTTCGGGTTGCTTGCCCGGATCGATAGCTGGGTCATTCAGAGAGTGATGCGAAATCTGGCCGACGGCTATTCCGGGTCGTACATGATCAATCTCTCCGCCTGGGCCGTAAACGACAGCCGGGTGCTGAAAACCCTTGTGCGCGAGCTTGATCGAACGGGCCTGGATCCGGTACACCTGCAATTCGAGATCGATGAACATGCTGCAGTGGCCAATCTGCCGGCTACCATTCAATTCCTGATGGCGCTGCGGGATATCGGCTGCACGACGGGGGTCGATAATTTCGGCGCGAGCTATGGCTCGTTCAGCCACCTCAGGGAGTTGCCGGTCGACTATGTCAAGATCGACGGTTCCTATACCGCCGACCTCTTCGGAGACCCGGTCCGGCTCGCGATGTTGCAGGCGCTCAATGAAGTGGCGCATGCCATGGGGAAGATCACAATTGCCGAACAAGTGGCGGACGCGCAAACCCACACGGTATTGCAGGATATCGGAATCGATGCCGCGCAAGGCTGGTTTTTCGGTAGACCTGAAATCTTCCGGGGGTCCGCAACCGCGGCGCAATCCGATCAGAACTGTGCCTCCTGA
- a CDS encoding tellurite resistance TerB family protein — protein MLSQLREFFERNLNPPREAEGSDEHAVHLATAALLFEMARQDETVRPEELDVVADAVQRKFELPKAETEELMALAAEEVRESTDYYQFTSLINERFSPEQKVRVVEHLWEVAWADGRVDRYEEHMVRKIAELLYVPHKDFIAAKLRTAGNQ, from the coding sequence ATGCTTAGCCAACTCCGTGAGTTTTTCGAACGTAACCTGAATCCACCCCGCGAAGCGGAAGGTTCCGATGAGCATGCGGTACACTTGGCGACCGCCGCCCTGCTGTTCGAGATGGCGCGCCAGGACGAGACGGTTCGTCCCGAAGAGCTGGACGTCGTTGCCGATGCGGTTCAGCGCAAGTTCGAGTTGCCGAAGGCCGAGACCGAAGAGCTCATGGCGCTTGCTGCCGAGGAGGTACGTGAGTCGACCGATTACTACCAGTTCACCTCGCTCATTAATGAGCGATTCAGTCCCGAGCAGAAAGTGCGAGTGGTCGAGCATCTGTGGGAGGTGGCGTGGGCGGACGGCAGGGTGGACCGCTACGAGGAACATATGGTGCGCAAGATCGCCGAACTCCTCTATGTCCCTCACAAGGATTTTATTGCCGCCAAGCTGCGTACCGCCGGGAACCAGTAG
- a CDS encoding CBS domain-containing protein — MDVKYLLRRKESANHFGVSPEQRLTDAVRLMMQHRIGSLVVMEDEKLVGIISERDVMRAADDHLDRFRDVQVKDVMTSDPVTCTAEMTVDDAMDTLLHNATGNRIRHLPVLSDGQLVGVISIGDIIQALLTETRFENRLLKHYIKNWPEEGL; from the coding sequence ATGGACGTCAAATACTTGTTACGGAGAAAGGAGTCTGCCAACCATTTCGGCGTCAGCCCCGAACAGCGGCTGACCGATGCAGTGAGACTGATGATGCAGCATCGCATCGGTTCACTGGTGGTGATGGAAGACGAGAAACTGGTAGGCATCATCAGTGAACGCGACGTAATGCGCGCCGCCGATGATCATCTCGATCGCTTCCGCGATGTCCAGGTCAAGGACGTGATGACGTCGGATCCGGTGACGTGCACCGCAGAGATGACCGTAGACGATGCGATGGACACGCTGCTACACAACGCTACCGGCAACCGCATCCGTCATCTGCCCGTTCTATCGGACGGGCAACTGGTCGGCGTGATCTCCATCGGCGATATCATTCAGGCACTGCTGACGGAAACCCGCTTCGAGAACCGGCTGCTGAAACACTACATCAAGAACTGGCCCGAAGAAGGGCTCTGA
- a CDS encoding DUF3579 domain-containing protein, with product MSEQTGKIIIKGVTRDGRKFRPSDWAQRLTTAVARPGPKGRVRFHPKVAMTTKDGVNCVVIDRSLEEEDPMLFEFLTNFADFNNLDVEET from the coding sequence ATGAGCGAGCAAACCGGCAAAATCATCATCAAGGGAGTGACTCGCGATGGCCGCAAGTTTCGGCCCAGCGATTGGGCGCAGCGCCTGACAACCGCTGTCGCCCGTCCGGGTCCGAAGGGTCGCGTGCGTTTTCATCCCAAGGTGGCAATGACGACAAAGGACGGGGTGAACTGTGTGGTCATCGATCGGAGCCTGGAGGAGGAGGACCCGATGCTGTTCGAGTTTCTGACCAACTTTGCCGACTTCAACAACCTCGATGTCGAGGAGACCTGA
- a CDS encoding ParM/StbA family protein, with product MLKSPYFASRQESNVEVIGIDIGFGFTKATNNRRTLIFKSVFGEATDIPFRESLSGGQDDYIHIETEDGALFVGELAERQSGVRYFTLDHDQFVTRFVKTLALAALSQLAPRNVPVNLVTGLPVGQFREHRDELTRILQGRHPVTTIDREGERRETVISVQKVRVVPQPFGSLFNAMLNDKGEATERTLMNEKVGVIDIGFRTADYTIANRTNYLARGSRTTDSGISQAFDTIASKLQERSGVDVELYRLYEGVSKGSIRIRGKSYDLKRLTEQVFGRLATDVANEANRLWADDWDIDQIVVSGGGGAVLAPYLGPLVHGRLQPIDNSIDARLNNVRGYWKYARHLWDRGQPTSPSRPEDAETA from the coding sequence ATGCTAAAAAGCCCCTATTTCGCCAGCAGGCAGGAGAGCAATGTGGAAGTCATCGGTATCGATATCGGTTTTGGCTTCACCAAGGCGACCAACAACCGTCGAACCCTGATCTTCAAGTCCGTGTTCGGGGAAGCCACCGACATCCCGTTTCGGGAAAGCCTTTCAGGAGGCCAGGACGACTACATTCATATCGAAACCGAAGATGGCGCGCTTTTCGTGGGCGAACTGGCCGAACGTCAGAGCGGCGTGCGCTATTTCACCCTCGACCATGACCAGTTCGTCACCCGCTTCGTCAAGACGCTGGCCCTGGCGGCCCTCTCCCAGCTGGCGCCTCGCAACGTGCCGGTGAATCTGGTGACCGGGCTGCCGGTCGGCCAGTTCAGGGAGCACCGCGACGAATTGACGCGCATATTGCAGGGACGTCACCCGGTAACCACCATCGATCGCGAGGGTGAGCGCAGGGAGACCGTGATCAGCGTGCAGAAGGTACGGGTGGTCCCGCAGCCCTTCGGCTCGCTGTTCAATGCCATGCTCAACGACAAGGGCGAGGCCACAGAGCGCACACTGATGAACGAGAAGGTCGGGGTCATCGATATCGGCTTTCGCACGGCCGATTACACCATCGCCAACCGTACCAATTATCTGGCCCGTGGCAGCCGTACCACCGATTCCGGTATCTCCCAGGCGTTTGACACCATTGCCTCCAAGCTGCAGGAGCGCAGCGGGGTCGACGTGGAGCTCTACCGCCTCTATGAAGGAGTCAGTAAAGGTTCGATCCGTATCCGCGGCAAGAGCTATGACCTGAAGCGGCTGACCGAACAGGTGTTCGGCCGGCTCGCCACCGATGTGGCCAATGAGGCGAATCGGCTCTGGGCCGACGACTGGGACATCGACCAGATCGTCGTCTCCGGCGGTGGAGGCGCGGTACTCGCGCCCTATCTCGGTCCCCTGGTACACGGTCGCCTGCAGCCGATCGATAACAGCATCGATGCCCGGCTGAACAACGTCCGTGGCTACTGGAAGTACGCCAGACACCTGTGGGATCGCGGCCAGCCCACCTCGCCCTCGCGCCCCGAAGACGCGGAGACGGCATAG
- a CDS encoding glycogen/starch/alpha-glucan phosphorylase has product MGSEVLNKSQVVQERTELQPLPMDQEAIGNGFLHYFSHFLGRDKYSESDHYTFAALALTLRDRLMERWRRTRYAYESSDCKRTYYLSLEFLIGRSLGNSLLNLGVEEPVRKALHELGLQLEEILDAEHDAGLGNGGLGRLAACFMDSCASLQLPVRGYGLRYEYGMFRQQIENGFQLEEPDHWLRDGNPWELERPEYTQRVQFGGRSETYQDGTGQTRWRWVATKDVLAVPYDVPVPGYQNDTVNTLRLWGAAATDEFDLGEFNAGSYPESVEQKNAAENITMVLYPNDASECGKELRLKQQFFLASASLKDVLRWWVKHNGGDFIRFADQNCFQLNDTHPSVSVAELMRLLMDEHGLGWDQAWDITRHTMAYTNHTLLPEALERWPVSLFGSLLPRHLEIVYEINARFLEEVSRRWPGDNDRLRRMSIIEEGHEPQVRMAYLAIVGSFSVNGVAELHSRLLQEGLFLDFHQLWPEKFNNKTNGVTQRRWLAWCNPGLSGLITERIGDGWIADLDQLHQLQSHADDPAFRERWRDVKRANKVRLAELVEKECGVHFDPDAMFDVQVKRIHEYKRQLLNILHVIHLYDRIKSGDTSEWTPRCVLIGGKAAPGYFIAKLTIKLINNVANVINSDPEVGNRLKVAFVPNYRVSAMEVICPGTDLSEQISTAGKEASGTGNMKFMMNGAVTIGTLDGANIEIREQVGDDNFFLFGLNAQEVRTTREEYDPNTIIAANRDLARVMQLLESGHFNRFEPGLFDPIVDSIRTPHDPWLVAADFTGFVAAQEQAAAAYRDREHWTRISILNTAGSGRFSTDRTMLDYNRDIWKLEQVKPLNGE; this is encoded by the coding sequence ATGGGAAGTGAAGTACTCAACAAGAGCCAGGTTGTTCAGGAACGGACCGAGTTGCAGCCATTGCCGATGGATCAAGAAGCCATCGGGAACGGATTTTTGCACTACTTCAGCCACTTTCTGGGGCGCGACAAGTATAGCGAGTCGGACCACTATACCTTTGCCGCCTTGGCGCTCACGCTTCGTGACCGGCTCATGGAGCGCTGGCGGCGGACGCGTTACGCCTACGAAAGTTCCGACTGCAAGCGCACCTACTATCTTTCGCTGGAGTTTCTGATCGGCCGCAGTCTCGGTAATTCACTCCTGAACCTGGGTGTCGAGGAGCCGGTCCGCAAGGCCTTGCATGAACTGGGCTTGCAGTTGGAGGAGATCCTCGATGCCGAGCACGATGCCGGTCTCGGCAATGGCGGCCTGGGACGTCTGGCGGCCTGTTTCATGGATAGCTGTGCCAGTTTGCAACTGCCGGTACGCGGTTACGGACTTCGCTACGAGTACGGCATGTTCCGGCAGCAAATCGAGAATGGTTTCCAGTTGGAGGAGCCCGATCACTGGCTGCGCGATGGCAACCCCTGGGAGCTGGAGCGACCCGAGTACACCCAGCGAGTGCAGTTTGGCGGCCGTAGCGAAACCTACCAGGATGGAACCGGCCAGACGCGCTGGCGCTGGGTGGCCACCAAGGATGTGCTGGCCGTACCGTATGATGTTCCGGTGCCCGGTTATCAGAACGATACCGTCAACACGTTGCGTCTCTGGGGTGCAGCCGCCACCGATGAATTCGATCTCGGCGAGTTCAACGCCGGCAGCTACCCGGAATCGGTGGAGCAGAAGAATGCCGCCGAAAACATCACCATGGTGCTCTACCCCAATGACGCCAGTGAGTGCGGAAAGGAACTGCGGCTGAAGCAGCAGTTCTTCCTGGCATCGGCCAGCCTGAAGGATGTTCTGCGCTGGTGGGTGAAGCACAATGGCGGAGATTTCATCCGGTTTGCCGACCAGAACTGCTTTCAGCTCAACGATACCCACCCCAGTGTCTCGGTGGCGGAACTGATGCGTCTGCTGATGGATGAGCACGGGCTGGGCTGGGATCAGGCCTGGGATATTACCCGGCACACCATGGCCTACACCAATCACACCCTGCTGCCCGAAGCACTGGAACGCTGGCCGGTGAGTCTATTCGGGAGCCTTCTGCCGCGGCATCTGGAGATCGTCTACGAAATCAACGCACGTTTCCTCGAGGAGGTATCCCGACGCTGGCCGGGCGACAACGATCGCCTACGGCGAATGTCGATCATCGAGGAGGGTCATGAACCGCAAGTACGCATGGCCTATCTGGCCATCGTCGGCAGCTTTTCGGTCAATGGCGTCGCCGAGTTGCATTCGCGGCTGCTGCAGGAGGGGCTGTTTCTCGACTTTCACCAGCTGTGGCCGGAGAAGTTCAACAATAAGACCAATGGCGTCACCCAACGGCGCTGGCTGGCCTGGTGCAACCCCGGACTGTCGGGCCTGATTACCGAGCGCATTGGAGACGGCTGGATAGCGGACCTGGATCAGCTCCATCAACTGCAGTCACACGCCGATGACCCCGCCTTCCGGGAGCGCTGGCGGGATGTCAAACGGGCCAACAAGGTCCGGCTGGCCGAGTTGGTGGAGAAAGAGTGCGGTGTTCACTTCGACCCGGATGCGATGTTCGATGTGCAGGTCAAGCGCATTCACGAATACAAGCGCCAGCTTCTGAACATTTTGCACGTCATTCATCTCTATGATCGCATTAAAAGTGGTGATACCTCCGAGTGGACACCGCGCTGCGTGCTGATCGGCGGCAAGGCCGCACCCGGCTATTTCATTGCCAAGCTGACCATCAAGCTCATCAACAATGTGGCCAATGTCATCAATAGTGACCCTGAGGTGGGCAATCGGCTGAAGGTGGCGTTTGTCCCCAATTACCGGGTTTCGGCGATGGAGGTGATTTGCCCCGGCACCGACCTTTCCGAACAGATCTCCACGGCGGGCAAGGAGGCCTCGGGAACGGGGAATATGAAGTTCATGATGAATGGTGCGGTAACCATCGGTACTCTCGACGGAGCCAACATCGAGATCCGCGAGCAGGTCGGTGACGACAACTTCTTCCTGTTCGGGCTGAACGCGCAGGAGGTCCGAACGACCAGGGAGGAGTATGATCCGAACACTATTATCGCCGCTAACCGGGATTTGGCCCGGGTCATGCAGCTACTGGAGTCGGGTCACTTCAACCGCTTCGAACCGGGACTTTTCGACCCGATTGTCGACTCCATCCGCACCCCTCATGACCCCTGGCTGGTGGCCGCCGATTTCACCGGATTCGTGGCTGCACAGGAGCAGGCCGCGGCGGCCTACCGCGACCGGGAGCACTGGACCCGAATCAGCATCCTCAACACGGCGGGAAGCGGCCGCTTCTCGACCGACCGCACCATGCTGGACTACAACCGCGATATCTGGAAGTTGGAGCAGGTCAAACCCCTGAATGGGGAGTGA
- a CDS encoding sigma-70 family RNA polymerase sigma factor: MGIQAPNTDKRVLELFAGAVREVGGLRRLVTERRLGWLPELLASSEVLVLQEEEHRQLEEIAELLGMSRDTVENILAAPADRAGQCVDMPPPQAMEDRELASGGLVRRAWSSR; this comes from the coding sequence ATGGGCATACAGGCCCCGAACACCGATAAACGCGTGCTGGAGCTTTTCGCCGGAGCGGTTCGCGAGGTCGGCGGCCTGCGCCGGCTGGTCACCGAGCGCCGGCTGGGCTGGCTACCCGAGCTGCTCGCCTCGTCGGAGGTGTTGGTACTCCAGGAGGAGGAGCATCGGCAGCTGGAGGAGATAGCCGAACTCCTGGGAATGAGCCGCGACACGGTCGAGAACATCCTGGCGGCACCGGCCGATCGGGCCGGACAGTGTGTCGACATGCCGCCCCCGCAGGCGATGGAGGATCGCGAGCTGGCTTCCGGTGGTCTGGTTCGAAGGGCCTGGAGTTCCCGGTAA
- a CDS encoding PDC sensor domain-containing protein, which translates to MWLKQAIIYKKAALTERVEAPMAALAGSCARVWDDTDRLDASLQARIGQIPHCHLLYALNTEGIQVSSNVSAEGVEPDCRGQPLAERPFHTGSLPFRGLTLSSVYVSRYSRKHCITAIHAVTRDEALIGFVAADFNIEDVPLPDMEVGSDMAWTQYKGDPVIRGHVFEQERTASLLDSRIEAVIDTIDTLMRQHGVYHFILHFSSSRAIFWVYDDPYRYRFHGVEEILDPEIWLAYPPQRYPVEARVAPDRIRTVLEQFRTLREGDENIYLRSGSLNVMNGVIGLTFSCDGSHYLTVDEFLSRKHPFWI; encoded by the coding sequence ATGTGGCTCAAGCAAGCAATCATCTATAAAAAAGCAGCACTCACCGAGCGGGTGGAAGCGCCCATGGCCGCTCTGGCAGGGTCCTGTGCACGGGTCTGGGACGATACCGACCGGCTGGACGCGAGTCTGCAGGCCCGGATCGGCCAGATCCCGCACTGCCATCTACTCTACGCCCTCAACACGGAAGGTATTCAGGTCAGCTCGAATGTGAGTGCCGAAGGCGTGGAGCCGGATTGTCGGGGCCAACCGCTCGCGGAACGGCCATTTCACACCGGCAGCCTTCCGTTCCGCGGGCTGACGCTATCATCCGTTTACGTCAGTCGCTACAGCCGCAAGCACTGCATTACCGCCATTCATGCCGTCACCCGGGATGAGGCACTGATCGGCTTTGTGGCGGCCGATTTCAACATCGAGGATGTTCCCCTGCCTGACATGGAGGTCGGCAGCGATATGGCATGGACTCAATACAAGGGCGATCCGGTGATCCGGGGACACGTCTTTGAGCAGGAGCGAACGGCAAGCCTGCTGGACAGCAGGATCGAAGCGGTAATCGATACCATCGACACGCTGATGCGCCAACACGGCGTCTACCATTTCATCCTGCACTTCTCCAGTTCGCGGGCCATTTTCTGGGTCTACGACGACCCGTACCGGTACCGCTTTCACGGCGTGGAAGAGATCCTGGATCCGGAGATCTGGCTGGCCTACCCGCCGCAACGTTATCCGGTGGAGGCGCGGGTTGCACCCGATCGCATCCGTACCGTACTGGAGCAGTTCCGGACGCTGCGTGAAGGTGACGAAAACATCTATCTCCGCTCCGGGTCGCTCAACGTCATGAACGGCGTCATCGGTCTCACTTTCTCCTGTGACGGCTCCCACTATTTGACGGTCGACGAGTTTCTGAGTCGTAAACACCCCTTCTGGATATGA